The following is a genomic window from Dermacentor variabilis isolate Ectoservices chromosome 11, ASM5094787v1, whole genome shotgun sequence.
ATTCGGACTACTTGTTTTTGCTGGTTCATTACCATCTCAAAAGTTTTGCGGACGCTGTTCCCCAAATCAACGTACGATAAGTTAACTTTGAGTAAAAAAGGAACTAGTATGTTGCTTTCTTTAGCCATAACTATATTAGACCACTTATTTTATACATACCGCCTCCACGCTTCACTAAGATCATTGCTCAGCTTGCTGACATGGTTGTCCCAGGAGAAGTTCTCCTGAAACAATACCCCCAAAAACTATCGCGTTGTTACTTGTTCTAGCGTGTTCGCTTGAAATAGAACATATATATTAACAGGCCACGGCTTAATTTATCGGTTGAAATTTTATATGCTTCCAAACCTATCCAGGCCACTGGAAACGGTACTGCGGCACCGTCTTCTCACACGGTGTTATGAAACTACCGCTTTAGTTTGCTTTTATTGTAGTGCTCCGCGAGCGATGCGTGTCCTATTTACCGCAAGGCCTACTTCTGTCTTTCAGCTGTCAAGATGAGATATTGCGTTTCCCGGACTACGTGAAAAAATGTTCACGTctagcccccccctccccccttggaGCAGCTTTGCAAAAGACTAGAGCACACCGTATACGTATGTGCGTTAGAGAATCGGACGACACTCTGTACTTCTCTTTTCTTTGTTTAGATATTTGTTTTGTAGCCATCAGAGGCGAACTTTCGTCAGTGCAGGAAGAGGAAGTTCAGAGGAAAGTACGCAAACGAAGTTTCTTCCTTTCTGTCAAGTAGTAGGACGCTGTCAGCATGCTGTCAACAACAGGGCGCCTGTCCCCAAGAGCATGTCGTCCGCGGCCGAAAAGTTTCACTAAGGACTTTTCGCTGTCACCGTTCACGATTGCGAGACGTCGCTAATGTGACAGACTTTCTGGGAAACACGGCTAAGGTGCGGGAAGTTTTGACTTGTCCGGTTATCGTTAGTCTCATGCGCACACTTCATTCCCAGACAGAGCACACCTTGTATGCAAGAGCCAATACACCATCACTGCGAGCCGGACTAGTTGGGAATGGATTCACCGTGCAGTTTGCGCTAAACAAACAGTAACAAAGAAAgatacgcaaggacgagcgctttctaacaaatGATTTTATTTTTTCGGAAACGTTAGACTTGAAACGCAGACACTGATCACGTGAATTGTTTGGAAAGCATAGATGCGAGAAAAGTAGCAACACCTCTTTTTTCTAACGTAGCAGTGGATGGGTGACTCACGCAGTCTTCCTTTTGGTGgacgatggggccgaaatgcgaaaacacccgtgtatttagattttggttcacgtcaaagaaccccaggaggtccaaattttcgcagtcccccactacggcgtgcctcataatctgatcgtgattttggcacttaaaacgccataatttattcttttcttttcgctGCACCTTCTCACCCCGATTCGGAAAACCACTCCTGAGCTACGCATCTGGTCGTTCTTGGCTGGTCAATAATGGAgtagtgcttgcttgctttcgaTCTGCCCTGCCTAAATATTATTTTCACTCTGTGAACCAGGCATATATTGAAGAGGTGGCCCGTTGGCGGGATGCTGGCTATCCTCTCAGTTTTGCAGGCATCGTGTGGGTGACTAATGAagaagcgaaaacaaaaaaaaacgaactaaCTACGAAGGAAAGCAGGCAGAACGAAGAACATTCAAACCTTTCTATAATTCCTCAGGTACGCAGCCGTTCCTAAAGAATATAGTATAGAATATAGCAGGAAACCGCGGAGCAAAGGTGGTCTTTCAGGCAAAAAACGAAAGATGATGTGTTTGGTTCAAGGTAAAACGAAATTTGAAGGCAAGGATGATGTTGCGAATGATTGTGCTATAAAGCAAACGTATCAGTTTGTTGCATGTATAAACAATGTGGCATATAGGTTCCCTATTAGGTGCGACACGTGTGCGTCGTACAAACCAGCAAATGTGTTAACACAAGATTGAGCGAACACTTCCCTAGTATGAAAGGACACCCTAGCACACATTAGGCCTTGCATTGTAACGAGTGTGCGTACGCACCCTGACTTGGCAACACAGCCATTCTATTCAAGCATTGTAGTAAAATATCGAGGGAAATGGCGAAAGCTTTTTACATTTCACAGCGAAGACTTTGTGAAACCGCCATCCATATATGTTGCTACTTCCTTCGTATCTATAAATTCCAGACCATTCATGTGACAGCTTTATGCGCCCTAGATGATGGAACCCTGAAATTTTTGGTGCAAATCTGTGAGCTATTGAAGATTgcttgcaaaaaataaaataaaaccagttgttagaaagcgcacGTTCTTGTGTATCTTTCTTTCTCCCCGTTTGTGTAGCGGAAGTTTGACAACGAAAATATATACCAACTTGCAGTATGGGCGGTCTAAACCAATACGCTTGCAACGTCACTAGATTTGCAACAAAGATTGTGAGCCTGGTATTTTTGGGGCAACAGAGCTGTGAGAAGGATCGGCTTTCTGTCCCGAAGTACTTTTCTTTAGCACTCTTTGCCGCATTCTTAGAACTTTGCGGTAGGTAGGTAGGTCCCCGTCTCACCTCACTTTAACAAAAGTAAGGAAATGTGTGATCTATATGTGAAATGAACCTCTGCCGCCGAATACAGCAGCCGGTTGGTCTAACCACCACGCCAtgatcgctttctttttcttgtatagCGCTTACCACAACGACATTAATTGTCTGCGTAAGGAGCTATTTACAACATAAAAGTCAACGTTACTAGGACCAGTAACGTAGAATATGGTCTCGCGCGTGCTTCCCTTGTTCCAAAGCAAGCCAGCTCTTGGCGCGCGAGCAGCCTGTGACACTTTTTCGCCTTCTTTTCTTGTTGCGTCTTCGAGGTGCCATGACAGCCTGCACGATCTCTGGGACCAGACCACTTCGCGCAGTACATTCCTCGTACCAGTTTACGCTACGTAGTAACTGTGGAACGATGAAAAGATTTCGTGATCGAGAAGGTTGATCAAGTCTCAACGCCCATCGTCGTTTTAACGTACACCGCATGAGATAGCCATATCACGTAACATTGTATAGCACGAACGTGCTGGCTGATGAGGTTACAATTCATTTCTTTTCTCTCGCTTACGCTCGTCCTCTGACTACGTAGAACCCAACCACCGCCATGTCTTAGGCTCGCGTTGAGTGGTCGGCGCAGAAATCAAGCCATTGCCGCTATACTATCGTCTAAACAACAACGAGGTCGCTGTCGTGCCGCCGTCGTGCCGCTGTCGTCACACGCTCGTACGCTCGCGAATGAGACACACAACTACCCAATTTACAGGAACACGTTATTCCGCCTTGTATGATATTGCGGAACACCAAACAATACTTGATTACCACGCATCTGCTAAATATAGCACGTACTTTAAgtcgaaagctttactaaccgcgaacttgcgatttctccgtggcggtgctccgaggaggcacatgatgaCACCAACGCGCGCCTCACCACTGATGTTTCTCTGTCTCTCACTCCCCAGTCAATACTGCGCgggcgccactagtagcaccgagccacaggtgttccgccgctgcgcagcgccgcgcctttgaaccgccgccgtttggtatgacgtcactccgcgttcctcgtcgttgcgcttgcctccactcgcttcgccagctgcgtcgaatgcctgataacatgtcggaatATTCaaagggagagctcgcgtgcgccgcaaggacagttgaggcggcagtatggacggtgacaattctgataagcaggaggaggcccggaatcgacatcggaactaGATGAAGAgagaaacgaatcgcccaggaaacagaacagcgcgccgaacgactggttTAACGTCGCAACATAGCTAAAGAACCAGATTAACCAAgcctaaccatgctatgccttagctttcgctacgtatatcgtggcataaccaagctaagccactgccTATTTTCACCGTGCGTGGGAGCCGCACAACTCTTTTAATCGAATTTTATAAGTCTCTTCAATTTGGCTGCACTTTGGGCACTAGTTCCATTACAGTGCAGTTCGAGTGCAGGCAGATTGCGGGGCTAATTCATAAAGTTCAAGTGCAGTACGTGCACTAGCTCTGCAGGTTTAATTTCTAAAATTCATAGGAAAGTGCAAGCATTTGTGTCTGTACAGCGTATTGTCCACCTTCGGTGAATTGTCAAGGTCGATCCACATAGGTCGCGAAACATGGAACGAAATATGTGCCATAACCTATTGCCAGAGACATAAGGTAGTGGAGCACCACTGGAGCGCGATCAGGCAACGGGGGAACAAACACTAACACATGCGCAAGAAAAATATCCATGTGAAAAAAAACGTCTAGACTGTTCATTCAGAATACTGCAAACTAAAGTAAGAATTCCATTTGGGACAATTTTAGCGTAGTAGAAAAGCAAATGTCTATATTTTTTTACAATTTATTAGCTAGTTTTGGTGACCCCTACCCGCACAAATGCTTCTGGCTGAGAGATAGCTGGCCTGTGCAAATTCCGTGCAACCATTAAACCCTGCGGAATGGCGTTGTTCGCTTGAGCGTGGTGGTTTCGTCagagtttattttcttttttcatttatttacgtctTTGTTCAAGGCGTGGCGTGCGTTTCACTTTCAACATCATCTCAGCTAGCGTGTGGTATTCATGGAAAAAATTATGTGAGTGCAAATTTTTTCTTTGCCGTGCATGTTCGTCCTGCTGCATCCGGCCAGTGGTTCCCCGCCGCGAAGGTGAATACGTAGCGCTGCGCGAAGGAACACCACGCAATGTTCGTTGATTCTCCGTAACACAGGCACTGAGTGCGCAACGCGCACCAAAAATGAGCAGGCTGAAGTTATTTGCAGGTGACAATGTGATGCGACGCAGTCTTTTCTTATAACTTATGGAAATGACCACATGGGTGTCACACAGAATTGCGAGTGCTTCGCGGATTCTGTGAGAAGATTTCACGCGTACTGCTATGCTGTGAGCGCGCAATGGCCATGCTACGTCTCATCTATCAAGACAGATTTTGCTCATTTGTTCTGTACACTGCGTGCATAATTCTATGCGAATTAAACGTGTAGTAGCTTTTTTTAGCCTCTCTGGCACTTTCATTCATTTGATCCTAAAATTGGTCGTTTCTTAACAGGAGTTTTGCGCATTACAGCTGGCCTGCCTCAGGGCAGTCTGTTAGAGCCGCTTCTCTTCAATATTTGCATTAATATAATAATAGTGTTTGTTCCCCCGTCGCCTCATCGCGCTCCAGTGGTGCTCCACTACCTTATGTCTCTGACGATAGGTTATGGCACATATTTCGTTCCATGTTTCACGACCTATGTGAATTGACCTTGACAATTCACCGAAGGTGGACAATACTTTTATAGACACAAAGGCTTGCACTTTGCTATGAATTTTAGAAATTAAACCTGCAGAGCTAGTGCACGTACCGCACTTGAACTTTCTGTACATATTTACCCATCAAAGCTGAACTAAGCTAATACTATGCTTTTCTTATTCTCAGCTAAATTATTACTTTTTGGTTTAGAGTAACGCCACTGCATGGAACATCCAAAAATTACTTGGTATTGAAACCAAGAGTTTGACGAAATTTCGGCTTGTCGGGAAGTAACGGCATAATGGTAATAAAATACAGAACGCCGACCAAAATGCGGTTTTCGAAACAACCTCATTTTGTCCGGCGTTCTGAATTTTATTCGTATTAGGCCGTTACTCGGTATGCAAAAGAAAACGCTCCGAATAATTATTCACAAGCCTAACGATGGCCTGGCTCATCCTATGCTTTTTCAATGTAATATTCTGCCAGTAAATCGAGTGTTTGAGTACACGCTTGTGTGCTTGTACAAGAAGGCAGTGGCACAAAATgacccttctctttttttttttaatggtaacACTGTTCCCCACATAAGACACCGTAGAAAACTCTAAAATGCGACCCGTTTGTCTTACAACGATGTAGACCTAATTACGGTTTCACTAGTCTGAGACAAATTTAGAATAGTGAATTGTATGAAAACCTGAACACTAGGTCTTCTACCACACTTGGAGATTTGTTTCTCTGTTAGCTCAAGTACACTCTTTTTTCTAAGTAGCATATTGTACCCATAGTATTTGCATAAATGTTTTTGTCGAAAGCAACACAGTACTCTACAAGGGCATAACAATTATTTACTTAGGTCTTCttgcttccttctttccttctttgtcttttttagTGCTACGCTTTGTTAAATTGTAACTCATTATACTTTTGCGTAATCATGTCTTCCGTTGAACTGAACTCTGTGTGAaaggagtattttttttttcagccttcaGTGCTATGTCTTATTGGTTTATTTTTCTCGCAACTGTCAATGTTGTTTTGTGGGTTCGACAGCTCAGTGAAGCGGTCGTCTAGACTTCTTTTACCTCTCAACCTCCCAGTTCTGTTTGACACTGAACTTGACTTGATATGAAATTGATTTGAAACTGACATTGAGTTGATTTGAGCCCTtctcacaaaaagaaacaaatttttttgcGTGATAGCTCTTCCGGAGCTTTCTGAGAATAATTTCTGTGTGCAGCGAGAAGCCTCGTCGTCCACATCAGCATGCGATAGCCATTCGTAACGCTTCAatctttcttattattttttatgcCTCTTTACCTACCATGGGTTACCTGCGAAACACAGTGCCGCTGAGGCTTCCCTCGTGTTGCTAAAGCTTTCCTTCTCAGCCAGCCACCCGAGTttcgaagcagacgacgcggctgCGGCGCCCAAgtgatccctcatgctacgtCACGCCCACTACAGCGCCAGTCTATCCAGTGGTGGAGCTCTCGCCCGTATGCTCGGGCCAGCTGTGGAAGCGAGAACGTTGCCTTAGCTCCGACGGAGAAGATTGAGCCGAGCTTGATATTGCGTACCCTTCAGTTCGTCACTATGGCAACCAAACGTACTGCGCATCTGTGGAGGCTTCCTAAATCCCCACTTTCGGGTGGCGTGTGCGCCGTTGATACCATGACAGCACAGCGGTGGCGGCGTTGACGGCCACGACGCAAACGTGGCTGGAGTTTCCGCATAATTGCTGTCGCAAGAACGTTATTCAGTCTAGTATATAGAATATAGCAATTCCCAGAAAATTATTTTATGTTTTCTGTTATCAGCACGATAGCCTTCGATGTTTCCCCGCCTGATTGCGAAGGTAATGATAGGATATCTTCGTCGAGAAGCACGAGATTGTCACATTTTATTTGAAATCCTCGCACAGATCAATTCTCTTCTGCTTTATCCGAATGTCAGTTTGCTGTTTTTGAAAGTGTCAGCGATCAGTCTGCCAAAAATATTCGGCTGCTGAACAACCATGAACTGTCGCTCGTAGCAGAATCCCCACAAGCAGGACTCTCCCTCCTGGTGGCTCTGTTCCACAATTTGAATGATCGATGTCACTGCTCCACCGATGAATATTAGGAGGCCGCTGAAAACGGCGACCCCGAGGGCAATCTTCATCCTCGTGCTCAGAGGCCTGCAAGAAAGACCCTGCTTAACATTTCTCACTCGGTTTCTTTTTGCTTAAATTCCCGTTCATTCAGACGAGGGGAAAGTCAAAACTAATAAAACATATTGTAAAAAACAAAAGTACTCACCCCAATGATCTACAAGTACGACAGTACTCTAAATACAAAGTGTACTAAACTTGCGAACTCAACTCTCTCATTATATTTACGGCATATCACATATATGAATATTTTCTTAGCGTACTTGCACTTCGTATGCTTCAACTCTGCCTCTTCTGCAGCGGGTAGTCGCACTAGAGTAAGGTTGCTTTGTGGAAAGCGAGTAGCTGCAGTAGTGTTGATTTTTCTGTATTCCTACTGGCTAGAGTAACTGCAGTGGTGCTGACTTTACTGGACTGCGGCAAGTTCAGGCATTTTCGCTAGCGATTTTAAAAGAATCGTAACTGAAAGCTTGTCTCCGAAATTGCAAGTGCAGGTATGTCCAATATTGAAGGATGGTTTTTGTGCCAGCATAAGTGGGTGCGGCCTAATATGATTGAGTTTTGAAAGGGGAAAGACAGACACAGACTCAGCAGCCCCCCCTAAGTAGCTACGTAGCAATGTACCTCTTTATGCAACCTGTCGATCTAAGTAATACTACTGAATGAAGTTCTACGTAAGCGTAGCTTTTTATGATTAGCTCTTTACTTCAACGCCACTGTTCACCGTCGTCTCCTTGTGCCCCTGCCAGCGAGTTAATTCGTCTTAGGCGTTATTTTCATTTCAGACGCTTAGTGCGTGATTTTACCatgtgccttaatgttacaataAGCAGTAATGTTGGAGAGATATTCCATTACGTAGCTCATCACTTCTCAGTGAGGAAACATCGCCATCCCCTTGAGAGTAACACGTATGGAGCTACACAGGAAACTGATATGGATTTCTCGGTAAGGAAatttggagctgaaaaaaaaaatattctcctGATCCCCCGATTGCACCCGAAATCAACGATTTTCATAGTCGGTCGCTCAGCCATCTGGCCTGGcgaggaggctagcagatcgcagagGAATGGATAATTACTACGCGACTGGAAGCGCGGAATCGCTGAATGTGCTAGATCCATTTTGCTGACTACTATAAATGGGAGGAAGGTTCGAAAAATTTAAATTGTCGTTCGCAAAGGAAACCCCCTACCAGTTGCTCACAAGGTTCTGCAAACGAACGTCACTACGTAGTGTCAGTCATGTTCGCGATAACTTGCAGCATGTTGTGTCCGTCTGCTCGCGCCTTGCGGTCACGAGGGCAGTCCAAAAACCTGCTTTATGTCGAAGGGGTGGACCTCTGGAGCTTCAACACATTCTTGGATTTAGGAGCAGCGCTGCTACATCTTTGCGCGCAGCGAAGGCACTTTTTATCTACCTCCGAGCACAATGGCCTGAACCAGACGCAAGGGTGCTTGTTAGCGTGTGTACTCTTGTGCTTCCTCCTTGTGCATGTGGAGCATGTGTGCGTGCCATTTCTTTCATTACAAATATAGTCTCGTCCTGCATGCTAGAAATGTGGCTAGGCCAACATCTGCAGCAGCTACTGAAGCCTGTCAGTGCCATTATGAATGCTAATAAAGGTTGCCAAGAATGTGCACAATTGATGAAATACCTTGCTGCCGTACGCGTTCCTCTCGAGTGGGTGACAATCTTGCTTTTAAGTAAATGGTATTTCAACTTCAGGATGACCAGGGAGCTGATCTGGTAGTTTTGATTATGGTTACCGAATATAACAAAATTGGACATGTTTTGCCTTCCAACAGTGCCAAATTTACATACTCAGAACGGCTATACTGAATGCAAACATTTTCTCATCCGAATTGGGTTCTAACGGTATAAAAAGCTGAAATGATCCAACTTATCGATGTGGTAGATAAACTAGTAATACTAGAAACATAACCAAGTAAAAAGAACATACCAATTTTATATAAATTAACAAGATTTCAGGCGCTCAGCCCAGCAATCACTTTAATGTAGATTAGTTTTGTGGAAACCTGCGAAGCAGCAGGGGTTTCTTGAAATTAAAGGAATAGTTAATCGATCAGAGAGTGGCAAGAAACTTAAAATGCTATGAATTCGAACTAGTGAAGACAGCGCAAAATAAACTTGGACAAGAGAGGAACTATCATGCATTTCCAACCACATGCCAGGTTCGGATCCCCCCTCAATAATTCCCCCTCCCGCCACCCAATGGCTGTTAGAAGTACGTGATAATGTCTCCCCGTCTCCACACGGCACTTGTCCTGTGTTCATTTCTTGTCCGTGCCTATTTCGAGCTGTTTCTTCACCGACGGATTCGTACCAACTAGCTTCCACAACTAACTACCAACTAGCAACTAGCACTTACGTGATATCATATTTTACTCTAGCCATGTGGCTATCTTCTTCATCTCGTACTGGTGCTCATAGCTGTTACGATCCCGCCCGTTTCTCTTTCTTGCCGGTATCCATCAACACTCTAACTGCCACATGCTTATCTCAAATGCTTGTCAGTGAATTCTCCTGTCAGCGTTAAACCACAAGACCACTGCAAGGTGGATGTTCTCGGTTGTTCTGGGTGTTTGAATATCCTGGCATTCGGTTGCAATTTGCTGTATAAAGGTCACGATGAATTCTAGTGGCATCTAATTCGAAACGGAGTGGTAACATGCAGTCACCTGGCCTGCTTGAGCTATTGATCTATTCGTATATGCATTATAACGGGTGTTACAGCGAatactttcattttctttaattgcCTGTGGAAAACAGCACAACTCGAGTCCATGAGCTGACTTActcaaagaggtggacattactttaacaaaattgaaatgcatagtaGACTAATTTTAAAAAATCAATAATTCAGGTTTGAATTAATTGCCCtattgcacatattgcaattttcaAATTCTAGTCGTCGAATTCGCAAGGTGGATATATTttgaacgaattttcaagataaCAGCTGTTTCGGGATACTAATTCCTAAATTTTGCGTAGAAATGAATTGCCGATCAAGTTACGTCTAGGTTTCATTGgataaaacgacgttttcttaagaaagtaagtgAAACGAGAGGGCATTTTTACCGCGAGTAAAACGGCTCATTTCTCTTAAACACTGTCATCCACATAATCCTTTGATGTTGACATGCTTTGCAGTCTCACCCACTAGAATTTATAAGTTGCAATATATCAgaatgtaattagttagaaagTTTATTAGTGATTTCTTAAtgagtcgattatgcatttcaaagTTTTTCagataatgtccgcctcttcgagtagaccagctcattcacttgaattacgctatctgccccAGGCAATTAAAAAAACTTTGAAAAGGCTCACTAGAACGACCTGTATATGTAACGTATTCTCTATATAACACGTACTGTATTGTTCATGTAATGGTAGAACTGAAGTGCGATTGTCGGTGGCAAATGCAGCTGCTCTGACAACTGCCCTGGCAACTGCcctggttaataaataaatatagctaGTTTGTTTCTTAGCGTTTCTGAGAAAACTGGGCGCCCGCTACCATTTGCCCAACTCGAATATTAAAATTTTACTTTCTCGTTGTTACTTTTAGGTTATCGGGCATTTATGTTCTCAACAGGCAGGGTGATAATGCGGAGCTCCCGTCACATTGGCGTCACGATATCACCTCTGAACCTAAGACAAGAGTACAACACTTCAGATGCTGATAGCGACGGCCGAGAAAACGCCTGAGCGCATCACCATAGCCTAAGAATAATTTCTCCTTCTTCTTAACAGTCAGTGGAACTCATTTTTCCATTATCCTTCACAATGGAGTTTTGCTTAATGTTTCCGGAACAAGTGCTGCTTCCGCACTAACTTACACTAACGTATTGCAGTCCCTCCGCCGTATGATGGCTTGTCCCGAATCCCCCAGTTTCTAAAAGTATTCACTATAGTTTTGGCGAAAGACGGTGAACTGCGCCTGGCGCGTCACCTTGCTGCGCGACGGAAACTCAAGCAGACATGGTCCTCTGAGATCTCGGGTCGCAATGCAATACTCCGCGGCTACGACCTCGGAGGCTAGTCACTATGTGTACCGCTTTAATTGGTCCTTAGCGAGCCGCAGAACAAGCGTGACGAAGTATTCTCTAGCGGACTAGTTGATTCATGCAGAACAAATAATGTACTGCGCAGAATGCAttatgaacgaaaagaaaaacgcaaCTAGCGTGGCAGATATATAGATGAGAAGAAAGGTAGGACTATCTTTCTACTGCCCAGCCTTGTATTTCGCGCCGTACGTTGCTTGCTCAGCTTGAGAGTAAACAATTATGATGTATCACGAATGTACtacgaaagaaaaagacaaatTTGATCACGCAGCAATGTGATCGATTCTGTCAAGGCGAATTCAGTATCAAAGAACAGTTGTGAGATTACCGTGTCACCATTTCTTCTATGATGCAAGCCTAGCCACGGGATAAGGAGAACTAGAAAGTTAAAAGGGAAATACGAGGGAActcggggggggggaggacacaGCGCGCGTAGAATAATAAAGTTTCTAACGCTCGCAGCAATTAATCACGACACAGGATCGAGATTAACACTATACTCATGCTTTAGTGGCTTGCGCAGGGTTTCTTCTTCCGGGGAATCGTAACACTTCCTCTGTCGCCCTGTGTTGCGATGGCTTACGAGGTTGGTATTCTAAAATGGTTTGTACTAGCAACGATCTGTGACCAATGTAAGCTAGCACAGTCGCAAGCGATGGTCTCGGTACACCGTATCGCAGATAGTGAGACAAAGAACGTGTTCAAGGGCCTCCTCGCGCCTACAGTCAGCACACACAGCGTTGTCGGCTATCTTCTTCCGAGTAATCTCTCTGCCTACGATTACGAGGCGCGCACTCCTGATGCTGTAAAAAGCGGGAAGAGTTTCAAGAGCCACGTGGGACACGGCCGACATACTTTTCGGGACACTGCTCCGACCCCTGGCACAGTTTGTAGTAGAACAcgggaggcagcacgaaggccaccGGGCACAGGGCCAGCGACCCGACCAGCGCCATCAGGGCACCTTCATACGGCACAGCCAGCGCGAGCAAACAGGCGCACAAGGCCAGCGGAGTCGCTAACTTCGCACGACTCCAGGACACACCTGCAAGAAGACGAGTGCAACATGCTCAGAAAAGATCTCGAGCAGCTAATTTCGCTCCTTAGTGTACTTTTAAAATGCGTTACGGGTCGTTGTACGATAGCACATGGCGTTGTGCTAGTAGGGGATCAACACAGTTGAGCGCGTGTGACTTGCATCGCAGATGAGCATCACAAACGAGCGATTGAGCAATAGGATACGGTCACAATTGAGCTCAATCGAACGCATTCCGAAGAAGCGCACCTTCGTTGCCAGTCTGGTCCATCGAAGTGTTTCTTTGACGGTCATgtgttttcagttattatgtgcTCGCGAAGAGATACTGACTTTATTGAGGAGACGGAAAAGGCTGGTCAGCCTGACTCCTGGCATGCTACTGCAGGTCTTGGGCGATGATTATCCTACACGCAGTGATTACGCTAGATGAGCTCAGAAACAGAAAATACGTGCCTAGAAGCAGGCACGTACAAAATGAAGCTATTCTAAAGTTTTACCAACCCATGTGGACGTTCGACAAATCAGCAGCGCTGGAGCCGCAGATTGGCTAAAACATTTTTCCAGTGACGGCTCTATGAGTGTAGTATAGTGGTGTCTATGGTGGGCGTAAGCCGGTTTTTGCGACGCAGATCTCAACTTTCCTAGAAAGATGCTTACAAACGAATgacaagttaagctggagacgtTCGTGGTACACCAAAAACGTCAGTCTTGACACTCGAGGAGACTTCTCCAGAATCATCAACAAGAGACAAGTTGCGGCGTCACCATTAAGCTCTCGCACTATCTgtgcatgacgtcatggattacGACAGTGTCAGCTCGGGTATAATTAGCATTTCTGTcgattgaaaaaaagaagcgctGCGTCGTATTCTGAGCAGAGCAAAAGCTTGAGATTTCCTGAAGTTTCTGTACAGCGAAGGCTCAAACATTGTAAAGTGAGTTGGAATAAATAAAATACGTTCGTGTTTGGGTGGGTTCAGGCA
Proteins encoded in this region:
- the LOC142564651 gene encoding uncharacterized protein LOC142564651 → MALVGSLALCPVAFVLPPVFYYKLCQGSEQCPEKPLSTRMKIALGVAVFSGLLIFIGGAVTSIIQIVEQSHQEGESCLWGFCYERQFMVVQQPNIFGRLIADTFKNSKLTFG